A stretch of the Deltaproteobacteria bacterium genome encodes the following:
- a CDS encoding mandelate racemase/muconate lactonizing enzyme family protein — translation MKITNVESFIVDAGWRPWIFVKVETDEGITGYGECSVSRSPFAMAGAIEDLKPVIIGTDPRAYEMRFWDMSRRAIAEPLGIRAKAIAGVELALLDIKARALGISVVELFGGPTRDKVRLYWSHCGTTRALYPEMGTPPIRTMGDIAELGKEVVRRGYTALKTNIVFPGDPARVHFDGFGGGLGRAESTDQVASNSMLKHIETLIGTFREAVGPEVDICLDLNFNFKPESCMRIAKNLEPYNLLWLEIDMYHPEALRQIKDSTSTKICTGENQIYMQDYLPYFQARCADVFMVDAAWMGFSQSKKVGDLAQIFEFNVAPHNYYSHLSTFISASLCAVLPNVRILEIDVDDVPLREELVTHLPEIKDGYMKIPTGPGWGTELREEVARKNPWHKPKARW, via the coding sequence ATGAAGATCACCAACGTGGAAAGCTTCATCGTGGATGCAGGCTGGCGACCCTGGATTTTCGTCAAGGTCGAGACGGACGAGGGTATTACCGGCTATGGTGAATGCAGTGTTTCCCGGAGCCCTTTTGCCATGGCAGGCGCCATAGAGGACCTGAAGCCTGTCATCATTGGCACAGACCCGAGGGCCTACGAGATGAGATTCTGGGACATGTCGCGCCGTGCGATTGCCGAACCGCTGGGAATCCGCGCCAAGGCCATCGCCGGTGTCGAGCTCGCGCTCCTGGACATCAAGGCCAGGGCTCTGGGCATATCGGTGGTGGAGTTGTTCGGCGGTCCTACCCGGGACAAAGTAAGATTATACTGGTCTCATTGCGGCACGACGAGGGCGCTGTATCCTGAAATGGGAACTCCCCCCATAAGGACCATGGGCGATATTGCGGAGCTTGGGAAGGAAGTTGTCCGCAGGGGCTATACCGCTCTCAAGACCAACATCGTCTTCCCGGGAGATCCTGCCCGCGTGCATTTCGACGGCTTTGGAGGAGGCTTGGGCCGGGCTGAATCCACGGATCAGGTGGCGTCCAACAGCATGCTGAAGCATATTGAGACCCTGATCGGTACATTCCGGGAGGCGGTGGGACCGGAGGTGGACATCTGCCTCGACCTGAATTTCAACTTTAAGCCCGAGAGTTGCATGCGTATCGCTAAGAACCTGGAGCCCTATAACCTGCTCTGGCTGGAGATAGACATGTACCATCCGGAAGCCCTCCGGCAGATCAAGGACTCGACGAGCACGAAGATATGCACCGGCGAGAACCAGATCTACATGCAGGACTATCTTCCCTATTTCCAGGCACGATGTGCCGATGTTTTCATGGTGGATGCCGCCTGGATGGGTTTTAGTCAGTCCAAGAAAGTCGGCGACCTCGCCCAGATCTTTGAGTTCAACGTCGCGCCCCATAACTATTACAGTCATCTATCGACGTTCATCAGCGCGAGCCTCTGTGCCGTGCTGCCCAATGTCCGGATCCTGGAGATTGATGTCGATGACGTTCCGCTGAGGGAGGAACTCGTTACCCATCTGCCGGAGATTAAGGATGGTTACATGAAGATTCCAACGGGGCCGGGCTGGGGAACGGAGCTTAGGGAAGAAGTAGCCCGGAAAAATCCCTGGCACAAGCCGAAAGCCCGCTGGTAG